The genomic segment TAAGTCTACGGATCAAGCCAAAAAGATTGGTCGTATGGTGCTAAAGTTCCATGCTGATACGGAACGTGAGGAGCAAAAACGCATTGAACGACTAGCTAAAGACCGTCTGAACGCGCTCAAGGCCGATGATGAAGAGGCATATCTCAAGCTGATCGACACAGCAAAGGATACGCGTATCACTCATCTGCTACAACAGACTGATGCCTACTTGGATAGTTTGGCTCAAGCTGTTCGTGCCCAGCAAGATGATGATTCCCACATTGACTGGACCACTACTGATGGAACTGAGGGTGCTGCCGTTGATGAAACGACATTTGGTGCTTCGCGGCAAGATGATGCTGGCGACGATAACGGTCGTGTCGACTATTACTCGGTGGCACATCGTATTACTGAGAAGATTACCGAGCAGCCTTCAATTCTAGTTGGTGGTAAGCTGAAAGACTACCAAATGAAGGGTCTTCAATGGATGGTGTCTTTGTACAACAATCGCTTAAATGGTATTTTGGCTGATGAAATGGGTCTTGGTAAGACCATCCAGACTATTTCTTTGATCACATTCTTGATCGAAAATAAGAAGCAAAATGGACCATACCTTGTCATCGTGCCGCTTTCAACACTCACTAACTGGGCAAATGAATTCTACAAATGGGCACCATCCGTTACGACTTTGGTATATAAGGGCACCCCTAATGTTCGCAAACAGTTGGCGGGCCAACTCAAGATGGGTTCTTTCCAGGTCCTGCTCACTACTTATGAATACATCATTAAAGAAAAAAGCTTGCTGGGTAAGATCAAGTGGACGCATATGATCATTGACGAAGGTCATCGTATGAAGAACACTCAAAGCAAGCTTGCAGTGACGTTGACACAGTCGTATTCTAGCCGATACCGTCTATTGCTCACGGGTACACCCCTGCAAAACAATCTTCCTGAGCTCTGGGCCTTGCTCAATTTTGTATTACCAAAAATCTTTAATTCGGTCAAGAGCTTTGATGAGTGGTTCAACACACCTTTTGTCAACACAGGTACGGGTGACAACAGCATGCAGCTTAGTGAGGAAGAAGCATTGCTCATTATCAAGCGTCTCCACAAGGTGTTGCGTCCGTTTTTGCTACGTCGTCTCAAGAAGGATGTCGAATCAGAACTGCCGGATAAAGTCGAAAAGGTCATCACATGCCGCATGAGTGCACTTCAAGTAAAATTGTACCAGCAAATGAAACGTCATAAGGTCATTGTTGGTGATGCGGGTGCCGGCAATGGCAAAGGCAACAAACCGATGGGTATTCGTGGCTTGCAAAACGCtatcatgcagctgcggAAAATCTGCAATCACCCCTATGCGTTTGAGCAGGTGGAAGCTACGATTAACCCAACAAAGGAAAATGGACCTGATCTATACCGTGTTGCCGGCAAGTTTGAATTACTTGATCGTGTTTTGCCAAAGCTGTTCGCTACTGGTCACCGTGTTTTGATCTTCTTCCAAATGACAGCAATCATGGACATCATGGAGGACTTTTTGCGTTTTCGTGGTATCAAATATCTGCGTCTAGACGGTTCTACCAAGCCCGATGACCGTTCCGTATTGCTTAAATTATTTAATGATCCTCAATCAGAGTACAACGTGTTTATTCTATCAACTCGTGCCGGTGGACTGGGTCTAAACTTACAATCAGCTGACACTGTCATCATCTATGACTCAGACTGGAATCCGCACCAGGATTTACAGGCACAGGATCGTGCTCACCGCATCGGCCAAAAGGTTGAAGTACGTATCTTGCGTCTCGTCACAGATAAGTCTGTTGAAAAGACTATCTTGTCGCGTGCCCAGTCCAAGCTTGAAATCAATGGCAAAGTTATTCAAGCGGGCAAGTTTGATAATCAGGCCACCGCTGATGAGCGAGAACTTTTGCTTCGTGCTATGCTGGAAGCGGATCatgaagaagaagaggaagacCAGGGCGAGCTCAATGACGAAGAACTTAACGAGCTATTGGCAAGAAGTGAAGAGGAAGTGGCTGTATTCCAACAAGTCGATCGTGATCGTATTGCTGATGAAGAGACGGAGTGGCGTGCACTTGGCAACACGGGACCCGTGCCGGAGCGTTTGATCCAGGAATCGGAACTACCAGAAATTTACCAGCGCGACTTTGACACCGAAGCTATTGATGTCATTGAAGAAGAGCAGCCACTGACTCGTCGACGTAATGTTGTTCGCTATGACGATGGATTGACAGAAGATCAGTTCTTGCGAGCTCTagaagatgaagaagacTTGACCGAGGTCGCAGAGAGGAAGCGTGAGCGCGCTGAAAAACGCCGACTTAAACAACTTGGCCAAGATGACGgggccaaggcgcgctcAGCATCGCCTACGAGCCAAAATACAGGAGAACGCAAACGCAAGTTGGAAGGTAACGATGCTGATCAAACTGCTTCTCAAGTGGATTCTGGGTTTGGTCCGAATTCTGATGACACTCCTAAGCGTCGCAAAATGGATTCTGATGCGGGAAGGCTGAAGGAGGCAATGCTAAAATGTTATTTTGCCGTGGAACAATGTGAGGAGCCGGAGACTGGTCGTTTGCGCAGTGTCTTATTCATGGACATTCCCAAAAAGAATGAGTACCCAGACTACCATGTGCTAATCGCACGTCCTGTATGCCTCAAGCAGATCAAACGGCGAATCGAAACACGCGCATATAAGACGTTGGAGGCCTGCAGGAACGACTTCAAGACCATGTTCAACAACGCACGCACGTACAATCAAGAAGGATCAGTTGTGTGGATTGACGCTCAAGAAATGGAACAAGTCTTTGATAAAAGCTATTCTGCGGCTGAAGCTGAACTATCTTCGATTAAAGCTGACCCCGCGTCTGGTGAAGGAGAGTCAGAATTAGGCAATACCTCAATGCAGGATTCAGATTCTGTGAATACGGAACAAAATACATCAGACTCACACCGCCATAAAACGGGTATGAAAATCAAGCTATCTATTGGAGGCCGTCGAAAACGATCGTGAGTCAAAGCTTGTGACGTACTCTATTTTGATACAATGCATCGGCTGTAATATCACACATGCTTATATACCATGATACAATCCTATGAAGTAGCGTTGCGATTATTTTTATTCATCAAATCACGTAATGATGTACGTTCTGGCTACAGATTTGTGTGCTTACACATGTTGGTACGTGCATGAAGGCGTTGGACAAATGCTCGCCGTGCTTGTATACGTGCCTCTGATTAGTCAGGGCAATCTGGTGATGACCACATGATTCGTGCAAGGTATTTACTAAACATTGCGCCGTTTATGGGGATACTGTGTTCATAGAATCAAGGCGTATCCTACCCCGTCTTGTACATCCCGTCTTACCATCATCATTATGTCGAACAACTCGCAGCAGGACTTTTTCGGCGTTGATCACCAGACTTCAGATCATGGTTCGATCACGCCCGGTGCCCCAGTGCACAACATTGCCCAGACACCTGTCATGGAGTCGGGCAACCCCTTCGACAAGCTGACGATCCCCTCGGAGGCTCGCAACCAACAGATTGTTGGTCACCCCGGTGAATCTGTGGCTGATGACAAGTTCAAGATTCTTCTCGCTATCGATGGTACTGAAGCTGGTGACCTTGCTTTCAACTACATTATGGGCAAGCATGCTTTCAGTTCGAAGGATTGCCAAATTTTCCTTACTACTGTTTTGCCTGCCAATGTGCTCGGTGGCCCTTGGATATCTGGTCCCCTTACTATTGATAGTAAGAAGCAAAACGAGCTCCTTAGGCAGCTCCGTCACCAGGCTGTGGAGCGCATGAACCCTTACCGCAAGAAGCTCCAAAGCCTTGGTTACGATGTGACTATGCACGTTCTTCATGGTGAGGCGCGTGCTTCGCTTCTCAAGGTGGTTAGCTACCACAAGTGCGACCTTGTCGTCATTGGTAAGCGTAACCGCGGTTGGAAGAAAGGTCTCAGCAGCGGTACGGTGTCGTCCTACCTGGTGAGCCACTCGCCGGTCCCTGTTCTCGTGGTGAAGTAAATTGGAGTGGTATCGTGAAATAACTTTTGGTTTCTGTAGTTGGCTTGTGCATAAGTTCACAAGCTTAGCATAAGAGTTTCGAATAGGTCTTGTTAGCCTTTAGCGAGTCCTATATTTCATGTAGGTGACAGGCCTAAGATGCTTCACAACCTGCCCACATTTGCTACCTGTGGCCAAGAGGCTCGCAATACATTTGAGAGAAGCATTTCTGCATTTTGAGGCGCAGATACGACCTATCTACACCAATCCAGGTACGAGTATCTAAAGGGCGAAAGTCGTCGACATACAGCATACTTTCGCTTAGTAGTACACTGCCGGGGGCTTCTTAGGACCCTCGAAAGCATCACGCTCAGCTCCAGTCTGGTAGTTACCGTGACCAAACTTGGACGAAGTGTCGATGAACTTGAGCGAGACCTTCTCGAGGTCACGACGGGATGTGTGGATCTGGTGCGACTTGCGGATTGTCAGAACACGCTTCTTGACACCAGGGCAGCAGCCCTTGATCATGATGAAGTCGTTCTTAACAACACCGTAGTGGGGGAAGCCACCCATGGGCGTGATAGGCTTCTGAGTAGCATCAAACTCCGTAGCACCCGAAGCCTGGTCAGCGCCGTTACCAATGCGGTAAATCTTCTTGTTCAGCTCAGTGCGGTGGTGGTAACCATCCTGACCAGAGCGAGCCACCGTGAACATAACGTTAGCCGGGTGCCAAGCACCAATACAAGCCACCTTACGAAGACCCTTGTGAGTCTTACGAGGCAGCTTCGTGATACCCCAACGAGCAGTAACACCTTCGTAACCCTTACCCTTCGTCACACCGATGATATCAACGTTCTCGTCCTGAGTGAAAAGGCTGTTCACATCAACAGTCTTTTCGAAGAGGCCGTGAGCAAAGTCAACCTTGTCAGAGATCGAGCCACCGTTCACCTGAATCTCCATGAGATGGGCCTTCTTCTGCTTCAGGCTCGTGTTACGGAGCTGAGTGTGGGCAAGCACGCGAACAACGCTGCAGTACTtgcggatgcgctcgagctctCGGGTAATCGACTGGCCGTTGTTCTCCGAGTACTTCTTGGCGTACTTAGTGAACGCCTTCCTCTTGCTACGGTACCAGTTCTTGTAGAAGCGACGCTTAACTTCGTCCGAGAGGTGCTCAGCCCAAACAGTGGTGAGCGAACGGAGACCGCGGGGCGTCTCGACATATCCGACAACACCGACCACAACCATAGGGGGAGTTTCGATGACTGTCGTAGCCTCAACAACCTCACGCTTGTGGAACTTCGAGCCGGGACGGTCAAGGTCACGAACAATGTGGGTCATACCAGCCTTGAAGCCCATGAAGGCGGTAAGGTGGACAGGCTTCTTAGGGTCATCCTTGGGGAATGACTTGACCTTTCCGCGATGGCTCGCGGCACGCTTGCGCGGCAAGAAGGCAAGAGAGCCGTGACGAGGGTGCTCGTACTTACAATGAGACATGGCTGTTGCCGTTGAGGTAGCGAGTCGAAGAAAACTGTGGGAGCGGAGGCAATCCCTACCGCGCCCTGCTGATTCGTCTAGTGCACGTGATAAAATATATTATTACTAACACACGTGATGCTACCTCGCATTCTGCTAGAACACCTCCACCGTGTTCGGCGGTAGGGCTGCGATGTCGTTAGACGGTGTGGGGGAGTGATTCAAGCTCTTTGACAAACTAACTTATCACACCTGAGTGGCACATGGTGCAATACACATAATCTGTACCTGATATAGGCCACCATAGAGGTGACCAGTTTGAATAGCATTTTTTACACACGATATCCTGTTCGCTCGATCGCGACATGTCGTTCGTAGGATTCTCTAGACACTTGATGCCTGTTTGATCCTTGTGCATTGAGACGAAACTGCCATCACGGATATAGCCTCCTGCACCGCCACATGCCTGTTGCATCACATCAAGCCTCTTTGCACGCCTAAGAAGAGCATGCGTCGATTCAACAAGGGCCATATTGCGGTTTGAACCGGCAGCAACTTGCTTGTGCGTTTTCGCATacgcctgcatcgccgTCAATTTAAGCTTTGGATCCATTTCATGATATTCATAGGTGATTTTTGATCTTGCAACTCCCAAATGATCTTTACACCAGATCTGAGCGCACATATGACCTGATTCTGACTTGAATGAAAGTGTGTGGACGGAATCACGTCTCGATGTTTTGACAGGAAAAATTTCAAAGGCCAGTATACACGACGGCTGGGCTAGGAATGCACAAGATACATGGAAGTGCGAGCGGCATGTCGGTTCAGCGCACTTGACACATGCGCCTCGGACTTGACCACACAAGGAGCATCGTGTGTCGTATCGCCACGGAGGCAAATTCCCGGCGCCTTCCACTGGCTGCATAGTCACCGTATTGGCAAACAATACTTCTGGAGTCCATAGTGCGCATAAGAGGTGAACCCAGTTATTGCATTCCGTGGGTTTGTAAACGTCCAAAGCCGTGAGCCCCTCGCC from the Malassezia restricta chromosome II, complete sequence genome contains:
- a CDS encoding universal stress protein, translating into MSNNSQQDFFGVDHQTSDHGSITPGAPVHNIAQTPVMESGNPFDKLTIPSEARNQQIVGHPGESVADDKFKILLAIDGTEAGDLAFNYIMGKHAFSSKDCQIFLTTVLPANVLGGPWISGPLTIDSKKQNELLRQLRHQAVERMNPYRKKLQSLGYDVTMHVLHGEARASLLKVVSYHKCDLVVIGKRNRGWKKGLSSGTVSSYLVSHSPVPVLVVK
- a CDS encoding large subunit ribosomal protein L3e, which encodes MSHCKYEHPRHGSLAFLPRKRAASHRGKVKSFPKDDPKKPVHLTAFMGFKAGMTHIVRDLDRPGSKFHKREVVEATTVIETPPMVVVGVVGYVETPRGLRSLTTVWAEHLSDEVKRRFYKNWYRSKRKAFTKYAKKYSENNGQSITRELERIRKYCSVVRVLAHTQLRNTSLKQKKAHLMEIQVNGGSISDKVDFAHGLFEKTVDVNSLFTQDENVDIIGVTKGKGYEGVTARWGITKLPRKTHKGLRKVACIGAWHPANVMFTVARSGQDGYHHRTELNKKIYRIGNGADQASGATEFDATQKPITPMGGFPHYGVVKNDFIMIKGCCPGVKKRVLTIRKSHQIHTSRRDLEKVSLKFIDTSSKFGHGNYQTGAERDAFEGPKKPPAVYY
- a CDS encoding ATP-dependent helicase STH1/SNF2, yielding MTPNTLLAQLPPHIQHQLASMTKERLQQIVSRMQLLRSHGHNEQSNPEFAALAQTLKTFQYLQQLRMQQLAPSQATKSSPSQVLPQNVSQAPPLTQAQPLSTTPAVQPSAPDASVLTQDQIQGLRTQVSAYKHLARNQPMASQLQHQVSDLSATDAAAAASVANKVSDAAADSHAALVATHGPDNLRKAVSEVASDAGESSNVPQDDRSSRVYPYNAYLHPFTILAKPSMKGGDDLATLQQRLLVPSLLPAGIDAHLLLEERERFIQTRIQQRIRELESFPATIAQVPTYESSSSDPSQPKHNNAKVKALIELKSLHLLERQKQMREKVISSMNLATSLGLDRSAFRRVRKQALRDARVTEQLERKQRTERERKVKQRHTDYLTMICNHGKDMLAAHGKSTDQAKKIGRMVLKFHADTEREEQKRIERLAKDRLNALKADDEEAYLKLIDTAKDTRITHLLQQTDAYLDSLAQAVRAQQDDDSHIDWTTTDGTEGAAVDETTFGASRQDDAGDDNGRVDYYSVAHRITEKITEQPSILVGGKLKDYQMKGLQWMVSLYNNRLNGILADEMGLGKTIQTISLITFLIENKKQNGPYLVIVPLSTLTNWANEFYKWAPSVTTLVYKGTPNVRKQLAGQLKMGSFQVLLTTYEYIIKEKSLLGKIKWTHMIIDEGHRMKNTQSKLAVTLTQSYSSRYRLLLTGTPLQNNLPELWALLNFVLPKIFNSVKSFDEWFNTPFVNTGTGDNSMQLSEEEALLIIKRLHKVLRPFLLRRLKKDVESELPDKVEKVITCRMSALQVKLYQQMKRHKVIVGDAGAGNGKGNKPMGIRGLQNAIMQLRKICNHPYAFEQVEATINPTKENGPDLYRVAGKFELLDRVLPKLFATGHRVLIFFQMTAIMDIMEDFLRFRGIKYLRLDGSTKPDDRSVLLKLFNDPQSEYNVFILSTRAGGLGLNLQSADTVIIYDSDWNPHQDLQAQDRAHRIGQKVEVRILRLVTDKSVEKTILSRAQSKLEINGKVIQAGKFDNQATADERELLLRAMLEADHEEEEEDQGELNDEELNELLARSEEEVAVFQQVDRDRIADEETEWRALGNTGPVPERLIQESELPEIYQRDFDTEAIDVIEEEQPLTRRRNVVRYDDGLTEDQFLRALEDEEDLTEVAERKRERAEKRRLKQLGQDDGAKARSASPTSQNTGERKRKLEGNDADQTASQVDSGFGPNSDDTPKRRKMDSDAGRLKEAMLKCYFAVEQCEEPETGRLRSVLFMDIPKKNEYPDYHVLIARPVCLKQIKRRIETRAYKTLEACRNDFKTMFNNARTYNQEGSVVWIDAQEMEQVFDKSYSAAEAELSSIKADPASGEGESELGNTSMQDSDSVNTEQNTSDSHRHKTGMKIKLSIGGRRKRS